TTCTGAGTAGACCCGTTTTGTTAATTGACTAGCCGTCTCTTAggattaatttattaaaatagctTTAATAGGGCCAACcacatatattttattaaaaaaccaCCTCATGAAATTTACTTAAAATGAGAAATGTTAAGGAGAAACAACGGGCGTGATTCAGCCTTTTGTGCTGaggtggttttttgggggggggagtctgaaaatactttttttaaaaaaggaaagcaagatgGAATAGAACTGAAAGTTTCATATAACTAGGCCTCGCATAGTTTGTGACCCAGGGACGGGCCAATTGTACTACGAAATAAGAAACTCTCGCCctcagagagagaaacaaagtctTAATCTGGGACTCTCCCTTCATACGACTTGGAGGATCGGGTTCTGCTTTCCCGCCTTAaataggtgggggggggaagagagcgagGCGTCTTGCTAACTGACCAATGAGGTTTCAGAACGCCTTAGAAAGGCAGACCCTTCCACCAATCGTCCCTCTCACAGCCAAACCCCGCCTTCCGTGCTCCTGAGAGAAGGAGAATTACCTCAGGTTAGTGAAGGAATTGTGAGGGAATAAAAACCTAACCCTTTATTTTGATAAATCCAGCATTTCTGGAGCTTCCAATGTAATTTTCCCCCTTCCTGCTTTCCGCACAACCGGATATTAATGGGAGCCGAGTATCACAAAAGTCTCCCTGGTTCACGAGAGGGTTGTAAGATTTCCCCTTTTacacactttttccccccagcacATTTGCACGGAATATTTCAAAAATCAAAtggaaaattaaagaaaagaaacgcAGGATACCCTATCCTCAAACCCAGGCTCTGCACCAGCTCCCAAGATAGTAATGGCGCTCTCTCTGAGGTAAAACCTCACACAAACGTcctcaaaatctttttttaaaagtttgaaaattCAGTTTCTAAACTTTGGTTTAATTTCAGTGAATTTCAGTATATGTATATACtctatgtttgtgtgtgtctatacacacactcactcactaaaattcatacagtatatatatatatatatatatatatatatatatatatatatatatatatatatatatatatatatatatatatatatcctgcaaACGGAGAAATGCAAAGGATAAGACCAGGTCACACAGAGGGAAGTAGGCAGGTAGGAAAACAGGGCTTCTTCTGGTTCAGGCagttggaagatttttttttaaattatgttatttcctttttctctgttctttctaTTCCCTTCCGTCAAAgcagaccaaaagaaaaaaaggattggtttaataaataatgaaaacacCCCAACTTGCTACAATTTTATCAAAATTCcgcttttactttttaaagattgAAATAATTAACATACCCCATAATTAAACTATGTAATTTAGTGCTGCGGGATTCTATAGTGCTACTCTGATATAAATGCATTCCGAAAGTACTACAGACACCTTCCTAGGGGTGCTTCTTGTGCAGCCATTTAGTGTATGATGCGCTGAAATATGAAAGGCATTCTTCCATGCTTATTTACATTAGTGTTTCAGAGTGGGATTTCCTTTCACAAGTAGTATTCTTGTGACTCTTAACATTTGTTGAGGGCAGGTTGCATGATAGCTGTTCTCCTTTTATGAATTTCTTGGAGGCTTCATTGCTGGAACAAACAGCAATGTGAGCCGCGTGAACCTCTGGGGTGAACAGGTGTAGCCATTTATAAGGCTCCTTTTGGAAGCTTCATACTCTGGTGCCAGAGGCATCGGCCATAAGAAGATAAGCCGTGCTAATCAAATGCTTTCTTAACTATTTCAGATAAGAAGCAGCATAATCCAAATCTTGGTATGGTGTCTTAGCTTTTCAAAAGAGGTAAGCTTGCAGCTCCCAAGTAGGTAGGTTCCAGCTGAAATGGCTTCTTCAGGGCAAGCAAAGGTAAGGCAAAGTTTTGCTTGATGAAGTAATTTAAAAGAGCATTTCTTATTGCTGACTGACTGAGCTCAAGTTTCTCTCGTGTATGTGCTTGTTTTGTGTAGTTTACGTGTCAGTATTTCCAGTTAGTTTCTCTGTGGTAACAAGCCCACAAGAGTTGATTGCTGCAGGGGAGAGAAAATCATTCTGAATAGGTTTGCTGAATAATTATGAACCAAGCTGAACTCTTGCGTTTCCTTGTTAATTGTGTAGGGTTTGTGATGTTTTATGTATGATGCATTCATTTGGTTTTAAAGGACGTGTATTTTGCTGTGAAGCAACTTTTCTCAGCAAGTTGAATCAGCCTgtctttgtaagctgcctttcaACAGCAGCCCGCTCCTCAGATTGCAGAAATCCCCTTTCAGGCCCCACATTAACCCACTGGTTATGGCAGCAATAATTCCATTCTATTATTTTCTGTGACAAAGCAGGATGCACATCCTTTTGGATGAGCACAATGGACCATCTTTGGATGTCTGGTTGACTATATCTTTGTTATATACGTCTGGAAGTTAGTGAATATAACTTACAAATTTCAGTTCAGGGAATATATTTCCAGATAAGTGCACATAAGATCATAGGCTGGCACCCTGATGCAAAATATTAATACTGGCACAATAATCCTGTGATTCTGTTCTGTACACAGTCCTGGAATTGTAGGGTCAATAGAATTGTAGTAGTCATCCCAAGGGTCATCTAGCTCATTGgactgccaatgcaggaaataaTATTGTTCACTGTATAACTTGCTTATGTACTGCAACACTGGCAGGCTGTGGATAGCAGGTTTGGGCTGAACTTAGAGCACTTGTATAAGAGTTGTGGATGATGTCTGTTGTTTTGAACAGGCTATAAGAACCATCTGGCCAAGGCCAGAAACCATGTTGTCCTGGTTTCCCCCCCCTGACTGTTGGTACCAAGATACTTCTAGTAACCCTGTAAACAGATGATGAAGAGAATTGTCCTCCTTAGCACCTGGTATTCAAAATCTAGGTTTCACTTAGGTATCCTTATCATTAACTATTAAGAGCATATTTGTTGTCCATTAAGCTGCCCAAGGTTGCAACCATGTGCCTATGTAAGTAAGAAGAAATTCCATGCAACTTAATAGAATTTACCTGCTTGCATTGTGAACCTCTTTACTGGTATCTAACCTAGCAGCCACTATCGTCTCATCGTATGACAACAAAGACCGCATAAATTACGAATGGGAGAAGTACGACCCTCTGGATAATGCTAGACCagaacttccatcagccctagccagcatagcatGTTGAAGGATTATGAAaattgcagtccagtaacatctggaatgCCACTGTCTGCAGCTGAGGCGGGGCAGCAAAGTGAACACTGTGCTAAGATATTTGAGGAAATGTTTGGATTATATGCTTTATAAGGAAAGTCcatagaaagagaaggagggcaaATCAGGGCCACAACGGAGAGGACAGAGATAGGAATGAACAAGTTCACATGTTTCCAAAGCTAGTTTCTTTTTGTAGTCTGCTACGAAACTATGTGCATTTTACTCagtcagtatttttctttgtggttTTAAGTCAAGCAGCTCAACATCCTTATGCTATCCTGACCTGCCCAATCGTTTTTATTTCCAAAGGTGAATGCCTCCCCATTTCCAAATTCAAAAGCCAACCAGGCTGGCAATTCAGTCTTATATTATCACTAGCAAAGCATCCTCCACTGCATTTAGAGGCAGGAAGCTAGCTccagggtgggtaggtgggggcaACCCACTCTTTGCCCCACAATCCGTGCTGCTAGAGAAAGCTGCTTCGCTGCCTAATCAAAAGGCTGGCCTGATTTGCTGTTGTGTCGATGTCCTTTCTGCCTTGCTCTTATCACATCTTTAAAACTTTACACAGATCTTTATTTGAATGCTTCTTGGTAATTTCCCTTCCTCCCTGTAATCGATTGAACTCATCTGGGAGGACAGTGAGCAAATGTTAATCTCACCTTCCAATAAAACCTAAGATTCtttaagagcttttttttttttaaagcccaaaaCAAATGGCTTTACAGCAACCTCTCCCAGTGCCAGAGGTTAAATGTCTCAGGGTGGAAGAAGATGCTTCCCAGTAGAAAGGGGGCTGCCTATTGAATACTCCCCTCCAAGAGCTGGGCACCCAGTTCATTCATGACAATGTTATTCTCTGCCCAGTCTAGTAAGTATCTAGTGTCTTGATGTGCAACTGGCTCCTACTGGATTAAAAATCCCAGTTGGGTGATGAGGTGCCACAGCAAACCAAGTGCCTTCAATGTACTGATTTTGCCTTGAGGCAAAGTAAATTAAAGTAAGTTAAACAGGCTATGTTAAAAGGGACTTCCAGAAGCATTTAAATTGTCTGCTTCTGCTACATATTGGAGCATTCAGTGCATGATGATTTGCAGACTATGTAAACTAAAAGTTAAAGGgaaattagttaattaattgtgtgtcatcaagtcgatTCAGAGAGCATTTCTTAGGTATCAGGTACTTCAAAATGGTTTACCAGCCCTTCTTCTGGAAGTGTTTTggaacagtgcagcttgccctaggctatacaggctggtttttctcctgggaggcacagtggtgaatcaTGCTCCCCACTGGTACTCTgactcaatgagctatccagttaGCTTAAAGGGAGATACTGAAGTGCGGATGCTTAATAAGAAATTTCTACAAAGGCAATGTGACATAATTTGCAAATCAAGTAAGCCAGtctgtccttttcaggagttCACTTAAAACCGAGCCAATTACATTTGGAGTTtaataaacactaaaaaaaaGTGGCTGCAACATAAGCCAACATAAATTACAGACTGATTGGAGATAACAGATAGGTAGATGAATAGGCCACCTGTGTCAACAAAGAACTGACACTCTTAGCAGTGGGACAGCAAGCTTGGTGGAGAAGCTGCTTGCAGCCTGTGGGGCTGGAGCAGGGGTGGGGAAAGTGTAGTCTTCAGGCTGTGTGTAGCCCTTGAAGGCTGCTTTTGTGGCCCCCAGCACTTCCCCCAGACTCCTGTTTTTCTGGTGAAAAAAGTGAATTTCATCTTCTGGAAACCTTCAGGAATGGTGATTCACATTTTGAATAGGTCTCAGtgttacctcccccccccctttaatacTTAACAATACCCACACTGTCCCTTCAGTGGAACCataagagaaaggaaggataCTGGGAGAGATTACTAACAGCTTCACAAGTTCAGAAGTGGAACATATTACTGTAGTTACTTTCCCTTGAAAGCAGCCCCTTACATTTGCTACTATGTTGCTAACATTGTATCTTTTAAAGTATCCTATTTGCTAAATTTGCTAGACAtgtagccattttaaaaaataggtttgTTTGTATTGTCTGTGTTACTTTTATGTTTCACTTTTAACTTGGCCTGATGCCAAGAGCATGGAAGGCGGTCCCTGGGCTTTGCCCTCCATATCTGGAGACTTGAGGAAGGCCACCTCTGGAACTGAGTATTATTTTCAGCACCACCCGATGAAAATCTCTCTGTTTTTGGCTGAACTTTCAAGGAGCCCAACAAAGTGCTGGGCCTATTTGTGCATGCTCTTAGAACACTCTGGTAAAGGTCACGCCAAAACCGGGAGTGgcttccccatccctgctgaCCTCCAAGCCACTATGGAACCCTGAGCTTCCGCCCCCCTCCGGCTGGCCCCCTTGTTCCGGGCTGCCCCAGATGGGGCTCCctagctgctttctcttccaaGGGGCCGTTTTCGGGCAAGCACCCGTGAAGAACCCTTTCCCTGGCCGGATCGTTCCCCCGTTCCTCCCCAGGCCCGGCGCTCCGGTTGCAAAGGAGAAGTGGCTCACGGATTGCAACGCTGCTCAGCCCGGAAAGCCCGCTAGCCGAGTGCGAAGGAACTTCAGACGGCAGACAGGGATGGCAAAGGAAAACGGGGCCCGAGTAGGGACGGAGGGAAGGTCGAAGGGAGTCGCGCGCCGCCGCTGTCGGGCGCTAGGGGGCGCTGCGCGGCTGCGGCCCGCATTGGTGCTTTGCGGGGCCCCTGTGCGGTGATGCCCGGTCGGAGCCTGCGTGGGGGCACGGCGGGGGAACCCCTCCCCATGCCGGCCCCCGGAGGTCGTCGGGCGCTACTCCTTCTGCCCCCGTGGCCCCGAGCTCGGCTAGGCACTCGTCCAACGCCTGCAGGGTGCCGGGGTTCCTGCACGCTTTCTCGGGGGCTCTCCACGCCCGCTCTCCGGCTGGCTTGCCGCCGCCCGTGGTTCTCAAGCGCCCGTCACTTTTGCTAAGTAATAATTTCCATGTCcaattccatttcttttctagTTCTGAAATCTCGAAGCCATCAGCAAGGAGGATAGTTCACATGAAAACTAATTACACAAAATCAATATTTAATCACAGCCCGGCATcctgatcctgcagaaaaatcctttaaaaactcTCCTGCCATATACAAAGACTTCTTCTGGGCTGCTTATTTATAGATCTCATTTGGGAGGCGGGCTgcgggtggggttggggggggagagagagaggggggggagagtcgCTTGGCTTCAAGGGAAGACGACGCCTCCCCGCGGCAAGCGGCCGTAGCCCGAGAGAAGCCCGCTGGGTGGCCCTGCGTAAAGGCGACCGCTCGCCCCAAAGCGAGCAGGCCCGGACGGGCCCCTGGGGGGCGGGCGGAGGGCGCGCGCGCGTAAGAGGCCCCCTCAGCCTCCGCCGCCGTTCACGCCTCTGCTCGTTTGCAAGTCGGCGCGGCGGGACGCGGGCGGGAAGGCGGATGATGGCCGGGTACCTTTCAACCCCCACGGAGGTCACCGGGCGAGGCGCGTTTTCACTCCGATTATTGGGATAAATATTTCATAAAGAGCCGCGCCGATATTAAATGACACCTATTGATTCGGGGATCCCAGCCCGATTCATCTCGCCACCGCACTAATTGCTGGCTTAAGGAGGCTCAGCCCGGGCAGGCCGTGCCGTTCCTGTCCTCCGACCTGGGCGCAGCGGGTGGCGGTCCCAACCGAGCAGCGGGGCTGCGTGTCCCCCCTGAGACGAAGCGAGGCTGGGGAGGGCGCCCCTCCGGGTTCCATAGCGGCTGGGAGCAACCGAGGAGGGGCTCGCCAACGCCCGCCGCACGGCCTCGGGGAGCTCGGTCCGCGGCGAAGGCGAGACGCGGCCCGCCCAGATCGGAGAGCAAGCTGGGCTGCCCGGCCCGACCTTCTCCGCCCGGGCCCCCGAGCCGAATTGCTGGCCGGCCGGCTAAgctggcaggcaaggcagggctACCTTAAGCGGGAGCCCCGCCCCGCCGGGCCGCTCATTGGCGCAGCCCTAATGGCTGGAATTGATTGCTGAAATGCAAAACTTGTTGCTGTTTCTTCGGCGCGGGGtgaaagcgagcgagcgagcgagcgcaaAAGAGGCAGCCGCCTTGGCAGCGTCGCTGCCTCTGATCCAGAGCCGTCTGTCTGCTCAGTCCTCCGGGGCCAGCCTCCGCCGTCCTTTGCAaaccgggccgggccgggccatGCGATGAGGTGGAGCCAGCATCCCCGGGAGCAAAGCCGATGACCTGCGGGTCGCCGGGAGAGCCCCGGGCAGGtgtcagtagcagcagcagcagccgcagccgCGGCCGCCTACCCCAACTTTCCCGCAAGATGTGAGCCGGGCGCGCCGTGGGCCTTCCTTTGCCTCCTtcctgcttcctccctcccgccgccgccgcagcgTCAGCAGCGCGCTGGCCGGCATGTCCCGTTGACAGATCCAGCGTACGGACCTTCCGGGAGCGTCGGGATGTTCGCGCTGGAGCAGTTCGAGCCGCAGGGAGGAGGCGGTAGGAGCGGCGCGCCTGGCGAGcgtggcggcagcggcggcggcggcggcttcgggCAAGGCATGGGATCGCACTTCAAGCCGTCGCCCTTCCACGCGGGGACGTCGGGCAGCGAGCCGGCAGCCCTGGGCGCCCTGGGCGAGCCTTCTTCGGCCATGCTGGCCATGAACCTGAACTTGCCAGGGGAGGCATACGGTTTCCACGCCTCCCGCGGGGGCCACTCGGCGGAATTGCAGCAGGCCCAGCCCGTCCACGGCTTTTACGGCAACCAGCAGCCCTCTTCCCACGGCTCCCACCAGCCGCCGCCGTCGCATTTCGGAGGCGGTTTCGGGCCCGAACCCAGCGCTTCCTGCCTGCACGGCGGGCGCCTGCTCAGCTACTCCGGCGGCCAGCAGACCTTCGCGGCGGACGGCTACGAGCAGCACCTGGCCGATGGCCAGGCCGGCGGGGACGGCTTCGGGCCACAGAGGGCGGGACCCCTCCAGGACTTCCAGCCGCCGCAGGCACAGCACCACAACCCGGGGGTGCCggccccctgcctccccctcgACCAGTCCCCGAACCGCGCCGCCTCTTTCCACGGCCTGCCGGGGGCCACCTCTTCGGAGCCGCACGGCCTGGACtcgcagcagcagcggcggctcTCCGGCCAAGGGGGCGCGGGCGCGGTGGACCCTCTGGAGTACAGTTACCCGAGCAGCGAGGCCCACTTCGACTTGCCCGTTTTCTCGCCGTCCGAGGCGGACGGACAGCTGCCTCACTATGGAGCTGGCCGGCAGCCAGTGGCGCCGCCGGGCGGGGGCAACTTCCCCGGGCCCTCATCGGCCTTGCCGCGGGCGCCAGGCGGCATGGGAGCCCTGGGCAAGGTGcacccccagcagcagcagcagcagcagcagcaacaacaacaacacggcGTGTTTTTCGAGAGGTACGGCGGCGCTCGGAAGATGCCGGTCAATCTGGAGACGGGCTTGAGCGCCGGGAGGCTCCCTTtaatacagcagcagcagccccctcCGCCGGCTCTCCTGGCCAGACAGAACTCCTGCCCGCCGGCCCTTCCGAGGCAGCCGCCGTGCCCGGAAGGGAGCGCCGCTAACCCGGGCCTgcaggagggcggcggcggcggcggggccccCCTCTTGCAAGGCCCGCAGCATGCCCAGTTCGAATACCCCATCCACCGGTTGGAGAACCGCAGCCTGCAGCAGCAGCCGCACCCGTACGGGGGGCCAGGCGAGCCGGTCTTTGGCGTACACCATCACCCGCAGGCCCAGCAGCCCCCCAACCAGCGCCTGCAGCACTTCGACGCTCCTCCCTACATGAACCTCGCCAAGCGGCCTCGCTTCGACTCGTGGAGCGGCGCCGCCCTGGATAGCCACCTTTCGCCCTCGGCCGCCTACCCTGGCCTGCCTGGAGACTTCTCGCCGCCGGGGCCGGAGAgcttcccgccgccgccgccgccggggcctCCACTTCAGCCGCCGTCGGGCGCTGACCACCAGGCggccctgcagcagcagcaacagcagcgcCAGAACGCGGCCTTGATGATCAAGCAGATGGCCGCCTCGCGcaaccagcagcagcaccagcagcaccagcaccaccaccaccagcagcagcgcCTCCGCCAGCCCAGCCTGCAACAACTCGGCCACCAGCACCAGGGCCATCACGGCCacccgcaccaccaccaccacggcgAACCCCCCTTCGAGGCTCAGGAGGGCGCCTGGTTCCCGGCAGCAGCGGGCGCGGGGGACTTGCTCTTCCGCGGGCCGGGGGTGGGCGGCATGCCCGGCTTGCAGGAGCCCCCGCCGCTCAGGATGTCAGCGGGCGGCGAGGGACACGTTCCCTCCCCGGGTAGCTTGCCTGGCCAGTTCGGCCTGAGCCCGCCCTCAGAGCGGAGGCCGGGTCCCCCTGACTTCTCCTCCCAGCCGGCTTTCCCCTTCGGCCCGTCGGCCCGCCAGGCCACCCCGCACAGCGCTTCGCCCGGCTCCTACGGGGGCCCGACGGACTTCCCGGCCTCTGGCCCGTCCGCGCCCTCCCAGCCCCGTCCGCCGCCCTCCAGCAGCAAGCTGGGCGCCCTCTCGCTGGGCTCTTTCCCCAAGGGAGGCGGCGTCGGGGGTCTGCCCGGGGGTGCCGGCGGTGGAGGCGGCGCGGGTCCCAAGgagagtggcggcggcggcggcctttTCGGGCAGAGCTGCCTGGCGGCCCTCTCGACCGCCTGCCAGAACATGATCGCCAGCCTGGGCGCGCCCAATCTGAACGTCACTTTCGGCAAGAAGGGCACCACCTCCGCGGTGGCCGGCggcggcagtggcggcggcggcggcagcgcggGCAGCGAGAGCGCGAAGCGCACCAAGCTGAGCCCGGCGGAGGCCCCGGAGCCGGGCAGCAGCGCGGGGCCTCAGCCACCTCCTCctgggccgccgccgccgccctcgggGGAGAGCGGCCTCTCCCCTAACTACTCCCCGGGATCGGGCCCCGAGGGTGCCAAGGTGGGAGGCGGGCGGGGCAGGGGCCGTAGGAAACGGGACAGCGGGCATGTCAGCCCGGCgggtggaggcggcggcggcggcggggctgcCGGCTTCTTCGACAAATACTGCCCGCCGCCTGGGGTGGAGGGCGGAAGCCCCGGCGGGCATGTCGGGGAGCGGAGCGGCGGAGGCACCCCGCATCTCCACGAGCCCCACAAGGCACTGAGTTCCCCACCGTCGGCTTGGGCCaaggggggaggcggcggcggcggcggcggcggccccgagCTCCTCCTGCCTCCTCCCCCGGCTCCGCCACCACCCGCGGAGCAGCCCGAGCTTCTCTCCTCCCTGGAGAAGGCGGACTCGTGTTCCCCTCGTGGCGGCAGCGGCGGGGACCTCACCGACGAGGCCAGCAACGAGGACGAGGTCTCCTCAAGTTCGGACaaccagctgcccaagagctgtTCTGCCGCGGGCGCCGCTGGTCGCAGCCCGCTCCAACCTCGCCCGGGGGACCACGCGCTGCT
The genomic region above belongs to Pogona vitticeps strain Pit_001003342236 chromosome 14, PviZW2.1, whole genome shotgun sequence and contains:
- the MN1 gene encoding transcriptional activator MN1, coding for MFALEQFEPQGGGGRSGAPGERGGSGGGGGFGQGMGSHFKPSPFHAGTSGSEPAALGALGEPSSAMLAMNLNLPGEAYGFHASRGGHSAELQQAQPVHGFYGNQQPSSHGSHQPPPSHFGGGFGPEPSASCLHGGRLLSYSGGQQTFAADGYEQHLADGQAGGDGFGPQRAGPLQDFQPPQAQHHNPGVPAPCLPLDQSPNRAASFHGLPGATSSEPHGLDSQQQRRLSGQGGAGAVDPLEYSYPSSEAHFDLPVFSPSEADGQLPHYGAGRQPVAPPGGGNFPGPSSALPRAPGGMGALGKVHPQQQQQQQQQQQQHGVFFERYGGARKMPVNLETGLSAGRLPLIQQQQPPPPALLARQNSCPPALPRQPPCPEGSAANPGLQEGGGGGGAPLLQGPQHAQFEYPIHRLENRSLQQQPHPYGGPGEPVFGVHHHPQAQQPPNQRLQHFDAPPYMNLAKRPRFDSWSGAALDSHLSPSAAYPGLPGDFSPPGPESFPPPPPPGPPLQPPSGADHQAALQQQQQQRQNAALMIKQMAASRNQQQHQQHQHHHHQQQRLRQPSLQQLGHQHQGHHGHPHHHHHGEPPFEAQEGAWFPAAAGAGDLLFRGPGVGGMPGLQEPPPLRMSAGGEGHVPSPGSLPGQFGLSPPSERRPGPPDFSSQPAFPFGPSARQATPHSASPGSYGGPTDFPASGPSAPSQPRPPPSSSKLGALSLGSFPKGGGVGGLPGGAGGGGGAGPKESGGGGGLFGQSCLAALSTACQNMIASLGAPNLNVTFGKKGTTSAVAGGGSGGGGGSAGSESAKRTKLSPAEAPEPGSSAGPQPPPPGPPPPPSGESGLSPNYSPGSGPEGAKVGGGRGRGRRKRDSGHVSPAGGGGGGGGAAGFFDKYCPPPGVEGGSPGGHVGERSGGGTPHLHEPHKALSSPPSAWAKGGGGGGGGGGPELLLPPPPAPPPPAEQPELLSSLEKADSCSPRGGSGGDLTDEASNEDEVSSSSDNQLPKSCSAAGAAGRSPLQPRPGDHALLSGQKAAALAQLGLHTGGGGGGGISNSTSSPGGGGGGGGPVPDEIHPLEILQAQIQLQRQQFSISEDQPLGLKSGAAVAAKKPPDGPSAGGGGGGQNGDSGELSSCCAAASAESGKGTMSTIDLDSLMAEHSAAWYLPAGDKALLEGQDDEKTLAPWEKPTKVPNPSKEAHDLTPSKTSATAQTGSHLQCLSVHCTDDMGEAKGRTAVPTWRSLHSDISNRFGTFVAALT